The Ischnura elegans chromosome 1, ioIscEleg1.1, whole genome shotgun sequence genome contains a region encoding:
- the LOC124170655 gene encoding cytokine receptor-like factor 3 isoform X1, translating to MMERVSKTTIVDTINTAKEYAKKLEELVKSLDEAEQQVDCSASMTLGHIDAAFGEIKTRLVDSLERRRAALKAEVISIQKEGLAPLIACREIVCQKLEETEEYILEGKALLGTAVGDLPVVDCSSYCEQASNLGNLPAVPKLEEVPRISFDLRVGEVLPDLLKVVVSAGRVSRMGPVQLTQLEEKPGALLVHWEEVDLERTVDVLSFRLQCAHGDLSESGIATAVEGGGDVEESEGTSKGKGTPTRLPSTSRFLEGNFHDMYRGPETEHLVRDLKPGEQYTFRVCCRVEGDTEWSAWSLPRVAATNQDHFCWEDKNPNYLVTNENKIATKITSDPSILFSRSAQFGSGHSIEFTILEAGVGCSDEGLGLVNTRFDGDSLLQVGALFLNTLGCVFVDGAEKTTRLPPLVKGSKVAFSCERIREDRIRVNIDSNNKTVTYDWRVEGASCESEHFRLFFALCFGETGWKVLVE from the exons ATGATGGAGAGAGTGAGTAAAACCACAATTGTTGACACAATAAATACAGCCaaagaatatgcaaaaaaattagaagaaCTAGTAAAATCCCTTGATGAAGCTGAACAGCAG GTGGATTGCAGTGCGTCGATGACCCTGGGGCATATAGACGCAGCTTTCGGTGAAATCAAAACAAGACTTGTCGATTCCTTGGAAAGACGGAGGGCTGCATTGAAAGCAGAAGTGATAAGTATCCAGAAAGAAGGATTAGCACCTTTGATAGCCTGTCGTGAAATAGTGTGTCAGAAGCTTGAAGAAACTGAAGAATATATTTTAGAGGGTAAAGCACTTCTTGGGACTGCAGTTGGCGATCTTCCCGTGGTGGATTGTTCTTCCTACTGTGAACAAGCGTCCAATTTGGGAAA tttGCCTGCTGTTCCTAAACTAGAAGAAGTTCCACGAATTTCATTTGATCTGCGAGTTGGAGAAGTATTGCCTGACTTGCTGAAAGTGGTGGTTTCTGCTGGCCGTGTTTCTAGAATGGGACCTGTGCAGCTCACACAGCTAGAAGAAAAGCCAGGAGCTCTTCTAGTTCACTGGGAAGAG GTGGACCTTGAGCGCACCGTGGACGTCCTCTCCTTCCGCTTGCAGTGTGCACATGGAGATCTCAGTGAAAGTGGCATCGCCACAGCCGTTGAGGGTGGGGGTGATGTGGAGGAGAGCGAGGGCACGAGCAAAGGGAAGGGAACGCCCACTCGTCTGCCTTCAACCTCGCGTTTCCTGGAGGGGAATTTCCACGACATGTACAGAGGGCCAGAGACGGAGCACTTGGTGAGAGATCTGAAGCCAGGCGAGCAGTACACATTCAGAGTATGCTGTCGTGTGGAAGGTGATACCGAGTGGAGTGCTTGGAGTTTACCTCGGGTTGCTGCCACAAATCAAGACCATTTCT GCTGGGAAGACAAAAACCCTAATTATTTGGTgaccaatgaaaataaaatagccaCGAAAATCACATCGGATCCATCGATTCTCTTCTCTAGATCAGCGCAGTTTGGTTCTGGCCATTCAATTGAGTTCACG ATATTAGAAGCTGGAGTGGGGTGTAGTGATGAGGGCTTAGGACTTGTGAATACTAGATTTGATGGAGATAGTCTTCTTCAAGTTGGAGCTCTATTCTTGAACACACTTg GTTGTGTTTTTGTGGATGGTGCAGAGAAAACTACAAGACTTCCACCATTAGTCAAAGGCTCTAAAGTGGCCTTCTCCTGTGAGCGCATACGAGAAGATCGTATTAGGGTTAATATTGACAGCAATAACAAGACAGTGACTTACGATTGGAGGGTGGAAGGTGCCAGCTGTGAAAGTGAACACTTTCGCCTCTTCTTTGCCCTTTGTTTTGGTGAAACTGGATGGAAAGTGCTTGTAGAGTAA
- the LOC124170655 gene encoding cytokine receptor-like factor 3 isoform X2 — translation MKLNSSYGRIESSGLIHCPRSFKRKVDCSASMTLGHIDAAFGEIKTRLVDSLERRRAALKAEVISIQKEGLAPLIACREIVCQKLEETEEYILEGKALLGTAVGDLPVVDCSSYCEQASNLGNLPAVPKLEEVPRISFDLRVGEVLPDLLKVVVSAGRVSRMGPVQLTQLEEKPGALLVHWEEVDLERTVDVLSFRLQCAHGDLSESGIATAVEGGGDVEESEGTSKGKGTPTRLPSTSRFLEGNFHDMYRGPETEHLVRDLKPGEQYTFRVCCRVEGDTEWSAWSLPRVAATNQDHFCWEDKNPNYLVTNENKIATKITSDPSILFSRSAQFGSGHSIEFTILEAGVGCSDEGLGLVNTRFDGDSLLQVGALFLNTLGCVFVDGAEKTTRLPPLVKGSKVAFSCERIREDRIRVNIDSNNKTVTYDWRVEGASCESEHFRLFFALCFGETGWKVLVE, via the exons ATGAAGCTGAACAGCAG CTATGGACGTATCGAGTCCTCAGGCTTAATCCATTGCCCTCGTTCATTCAAACGTAAGGTGGATTGCAGTGCGTCGATGACCCTGGGGCATATAGACGCAGCTTTCGGTGAAATCAAAACAAGACTTGTCGATTCCTTGGAAAGACGGAGGGCTGCATTGAAAGCAGAAGTGATAAGTATCCAGAAAGAAGGATTAGCACCTTTGATAGCCTGTCGTGAAATAGTGTGTCAGAAGCTTGAAGAAACTGAAGAATATATTTTAGAGGGTAAAGCACTTCTTGGGACTGCAGTTGGCGATCTTCCCGTGGTGGATTGTTCTTCCTACTGTGAACAAGCGTCCAATTTGGGAAA tttGCCTGCTGTTCCTAAACTAGAAGAAGTTCCACGAATTTCATTTGATCTGCGAGTTGGAGAAGTATTGCCTGACTTGCTGAAAGTGGTGGTTTCTGCTGGCCGTGTTTCTAGAATGGGACCTGTGCAGCTCACACAGCTAGAAGAAAAGCCAGGAGCTCTTCTAGTTCACTGGGAAGAG GTGGACCTTGAGCGCACCGTGGACGTCCTCTCCTTCCGCTTGCAGTGTGCACATGGAGATCTCAGTGAAAGTGGCATCGCCACAGCCGTTGAGGGTGGGGGTGATGTGGAGGAGAGCGAGGGCACGAGCAAAGGGAAGGGAACGCCCACTCGTCTGCCTTCAACCTCGCGTTTCCTGGAGGGGAATTTCCACGACATGTACAGAGGGCCAGAGACGGAGCACTTGGTGAGAGATCTGAAGCCAGGCGAGCAGTACACATTCAGAGTATGCTGTCGTGTGGAAGGTGATACCGAGTGGAGTGCTTGGAGTTTACCTCGGGTTGCTGCCACAAATCAAGACCATTTCT GCTGGGAAGACAAAAACCCTAATTATTTGGTgaccaatgaaaataaaatagccaCGAAAATCACATCGGATCCATCGATTCTCTTCTCTAGATCAGCGCAGTTTGGTTCTGGCCATTCAATTGAGTTCACG ATATTAGAAGCTGGAGTGGGGTGTAGTGATGAGGGCTTAGGACTTGTGAATACTAGATTTGATGGAGATAGTCTTCTTCAAGTTGGAGCTCTATTCTTGAACACACTTg GTTGTGTTTTTGTGGATGGTGCAGAGAAAACTACAAGACTTCCACCATTAGTCAAAGGCTCTAAAGTGGCCTTCTCCTGTGAGCGCATACGAGAAGATCGTATTAGGGTTAATATTGACAGCAATAACAAGACAGTGACTTACGATTGGAGGGTGGAAGGTGCCAGCTGTGAAAGTGAACACTTTCGCCTCTTCTTTGCCCTTTGTTTTGGTGAAACTGGATGGAAAGTGCTTGTAGAGTAA
- the LOC124170655 gene encoding cytokine receptor-like factor 3 isoform X3: MTLGHIDAAFGEIKTRLVDSLERRRAALKAEVISIQKEGLAPLIACREIVCQKLEETEEYILEGKALLGTAVGDLPVVDCSSYCEQASNLGNLPAVPKLEEVPRISFDLRVGEVLPDLLKVVVSAGRVSRMGPVQLTQLEEKPGALLVHWEEVDLERTVDVLSFRLQCAHGDLSESGIATAVEGGGDVEESEGTSKGKGTPTRLPSTSRFLEGNFHDMYRGPETEHLVRDLKPGEQYTFRVCCRVEGDTEWSAWSLPRVAATNQDHFCWEDKNPNYLVTNENKIATKITSDPSILFSRSAQFGSGHSIEFTILEAGVGCSDEGLGLVNTRFDGDSLLQVGALFLNTLGCVFVDGAEKTTRLPPLVKGSKVAFSCERIREDRIRVNIDSNNKTVTYDWRVEGASCESEHFRLFFALCFGETGWKVLVE; the protein is encoded by the exons ATGACCCTGGGGCATATAGACGCAGCTTTCGGTGAAATCAAAACAAGACTTGTCGATTCCTTGGAAAGACGGAGGGCTGCATTGAAAGCAGAAGTGATAAGTATCCAGAAAGAAGGATTAGCACCTTTGATAGCCTGTCGTGAAATAGTGTGTCAGAAGCTTGAAGAAACTGAAGAATATATTTTAGAGGGTAAAGCACTTCTTGGGACTGCAGTTGGCGATCTTCCCGTGGTGGATTGTTCTTCCTACTGTGAACAAGCGTCCAATTTGGGAAA tttGCCTGCTGTTCCTAAACTAGAAGAAGTTCCACGAATTTCATTTGATCTGCGAGTTGGAGAAGTATTGCCTGACTTGCTGAAAGTGGTGGTTTCTGCTGGCCGTGTTTCTAGAATGGGACCTGTGCAGCTCACACAGCTAGAAGAAAAGCCAGGAGCTCTTCTAGTTCACTGGGAAGAG GTGGACCTTGAGCGCACCGTGGACGTCCTCTCCTTCCGCTTGCAGTGTGCACATGGAGATCTCAGTGAAAGTGGCATCGCCACAGCCGTTGAGGGTGGGGGTGATGTGGAGGAGAGCGAGGGCACGAGCAAAGGGAAGGGAACGCCCACTCGTCTGCCTTCAACCTCGCGTTTCCTGGAGGGGAATTTCCACGACATGTACAGAGGGCCAGAGACGGAGCACTTGGTGAGAGATCTGAAGCCAGGCGAGCAGTACACATTCAGAGTATGCTGTCGTGTGGAAGGTGATACCGAGTGGAGTGCTTGGAGTTTACCTCGGGTTGCTGCCACAAATCAAGACCATTTCT GCTGGGAAGACAAAAACCCTAATTATTTGGTgaccaatgaaaataaaatagccaCGAAAATCACATCGGATCCATCGATTCTCTTCTCTAGATCAGCGCAGTTTGGTTCTGGCCATTCAATTGAGTTCACG ATATTAGAAGCTGGAGTGGGGTGTAGTGATGAGGGCTTAGGACTTGTGAATACTAGATTTGATGGAGATAGTCTTCTTCAAGTTGGAGCTCTATTCTTGAACACACTTg GTTGTGTTTTTGTGGATGGTGCAGAGAAAACTACAAGACTTCCACCATTAGTCAAAGGCTCTAAAGTGGCCTTCTCCTGTGAGCGCATACGAGAAGATCGTATTAGGGTTAATATTGACAGCAATAACAAGACAGTGACTTACGATTGGAGGGTGGAAGGTGCCAGCTGTGAAAGTGAACACTTTCGCCTCTTCTTTGCCCTTTGTTTTGGTGAAACTGGATGGAAAGTGCTTGTAGAGTAA
- the LOC124170684 gene encoding protein BUD31 homolog — translation MPKVRRSKKAPPEGWELIEPTLEELEQKMREAETEPHEGKRKVESLWPIFKIHHQKSRYIYDLFYRRKAISRELYEFCLRENIADKNLIAKWKKQGYENLCCLRCIQTRDTNFGTSCICRVPKGKLEEGRIVECIHCGCRGCSG, via the exons atgccgAAGGTCAGGAGAAGCAAAAAGGCTCCTCCAGAAGGTTGGGAATTGATTGAGCCGACCCTAGAGGAACTGGAACAGAAAATGAGGGAGG cCGAGACAGAGCCCCATGAAGGCAAGCGGAAAGTGGAATCCCTATGgcctatttttaaaattcaccatCAGAAGTCAAGGTATATTTACGACTTATTTTATCGGAGAAAGGCTATCAGCAGAG AATTGTATGAATTTTGTCTTAGAGAAAACATCGCTGACAAAAATCTTATTGCAAAATGGAAGAAGCAAGGCTACGAAAACCTATGCTGTCTAAGGTGTATACAAACAAGAGACACTAACTTTGGTACCAGCTGCATTTGTCGTGTTCCAAAAGGAAAATTGGAagaa GGAAGAATTGTCGAGTGTATACATTGTGGTTGCAGAGGTTGTTCCGGGTGA